TCAGACCGGCTGGGCTCGAAgggaaaagcagcagcagcagcagcagggaaaCCAGCGCTGCAGCACGTCGGAAAGACACTTTGGGTACATTTCTGAGCTCCGCGGCCCGTTTCTGCACCGAAGTTGGCTCCAGCTCTAGCAGCCGCATTGGATCCCACAGCTTACTGCGAGACTCCGGTGTACAATCCGGATCTCTGCCCCAACATGATCGCGGCGCAGGCCAAGCTGGTCTACCATCTGAATAAATACTACAATGAAAAATGCCAAGCCAGGAAAGCTGCCATTGCCAAAACGATCCGGGAAGTCTGCAAAGTAGTTTCCGACGTACTGAAGGAAGTGGAAGTGCAGGAGCCCCGTTTCATCAGCTCCCTCAACGAGATGGACAATCGCTACGAGGGCCTTGAGGTCATCTCCCCCACCGAATTTGAGGTGGTGCTTTATCTGAACCAAATGGGGGTGTTTAACTTCGTGGACGACGGCTCGCTGCCCGGCTGCGCGGTGCTGAAGTTGAGCGACGGGCGCAAAAGGAGCATGTCCCTCTGGGTGGAATTCATTACCGCCTCCGGCTATCTCTCGGCGCGCAAAATCCGGTCCAGATTTCAGACGCTGGTGGCTCAGGCGGTAGACAAATGTAGCTACAGGGATGTGGTAAAGATGGTGGCAGACACCAGCGAAGTGAAACTGAGAATCCGAGATAGGTACGTGGTGCAGATCACCCCGGCTTTTAAATGCACCGGGATCTGGCCGAGGAGTGCTGCCCACTGGCCACTTCCCCACATCCCCTGGCCGGGACCCAACCGGGTGGCGGAGGTCAAAGCGGAAGGGTTCAATCTCTTGTCCAAGGAGTGCCACTCCCTGGCCGGCAAGCAGAGCTCGGCCGAGAGCGACGCCTGGGTGCTGCAGTTCGCGGAAGCGGAGAACAGACTGCAGATGGGCGGGTGCAGAAAGAAATGCCTCTCCATCCTCAAAACCTTACGGGACCGGCACCTCGAACTGCCGGGCCAGCCCCTGAACAATTACCACATGAAGACTCTGGTTTCCTACGAGTGTGAAAAGCATCCCCGGGAGTCGGACTGGGACGAGTCTTGCCTGGGCGATCGGCTGAACGGGATTTTGCTGCAACTCATCTCCTGCCTGCAGTGCCGGCGGTGTCCCCACTACTTCCTACCGAACTTAGATCTGTTTCAAGGCAAACCTCACTCGGCTCTGGAAAACGCTGCCAAACAAACGTGGCGACTGGCAAGAGAGATCCTGACCAACCCGAAAAGTTTGGAAAAACTTTAGAGGATGATTTAATCAAGAGCTGAAATGATTACTCGTCTCAAAGTCCTAATTAAGTGTAAACTTCTTGTTCAATTCCTATTTAATATTTCACTCGACAGCGCAAACAATCTCttccttaaaaaggaataataatacgACGTTTAGGCATCATCTCACCCACTCCTCCAAGGGGATTAAAACAAGTAGGGGAAGCAGATGGAGAAAAACCTAAACCCACAAATATTAGAAGACTTCTTTACAAACGATTTTTGTATCTCCCTTGAAAGCTACACGGTAACACCCGGAAAACAGCTCGGCTGTAATGCAAGACCACAGCGAACACTCTCTCTGCTTAACTATCAAAGGATTATAGCAATCCTGGCGATTTAGGTGCATCTGTCTGTGAGTAAACACGATTTGGATATGCCATCAGAAGGGAAGTGTAATGTATATTTTGATTTGTAACAAATATTGTGATCTCACATTGTCTTTGAAAGTGTGGATGTTGGTGTTTTGTGATTTGGTGAACAGAAGTTAAATTGCCATTTTGGTTACTTCTCAGACATTTTCCACTAACAAAAATACCATTTAAAGGTAGATTTCCTCCTGGTACTTTTATCTGTCATTCAAGTGTCTGACTTTAAAAAGTTTACACTTTGTTTCAAATATATTGCTTGTTCTATTTCTAACATTCCGTAAATATACttgaaatgttatttaaatatattcaaagaaatttgAATTCAGCTTATATAATAATGCTTGAATATCtgaattatatatttgaaaaaatgcacTTGAAATACACTGGATACTTTTGTGatttagattttaatttctgttgctGGCTTTTATTTAATTAGAAGCtaataaatgaagtaaaataaaagttgttGTGTCtcattttaaattgtctttctaTCAAAAGAtgtaatgctttattttaaaaatcaaacccactggaatattttaagcattttgaaaaatatgctaatgaaattaaaaataaaaccttaaaatattggagaaaatctttttttgtaTAGCTACACTAGATAACGACCTACTCTCAGTTTCTAACTTTTTTATTAGGCTATTCCTTTCTATAAATTAGACacaatttaaattttcctttgaaaGCTTGCCCTTCTGGTCAAGTATTTCTGTAGCATTGTTGATAATATAAGGAAAAAATCTATTATGACAGTAGAGATTACTGAATTAAAAATTAGACTAACAGAGATGAATTTAACAAAGTCATaataaaacttttgaaatttGTATATGAAAACTAAGCTAATAAAATGAAGATCATTTCTGACCAATGTATTTGATGTGAAACCTTATTTTATGCAATAAGGGCTCTATTAGCAGAATAAATTAATCAGAAATCCGaaattcttttttacttcatAGGGCAAGCTAATGATAAAAGCATAAAGACAAACTTTAAATTACTTCAAATAAAATACAGTgcattcaaacattttaaaagttcactGCTTATGGAGCTGGAAGTGAAAAAGTCCTATGACTATCCTCTGGATTATTTTAATAGTCAACAAGTGCTGAAAGGGCTGATCACCTACTGGCCTTAAATTAGTTAATTTAGGTGATGgtaaattttagaatttcaatTGCTAGTCTACAAACACTGTTTTATAATGCTTTATTTCTGCATAtaagttaaatattaaaaagttctGGATCTTTGGGAGTATTTGACTATTTTATAATAACTGCCCGTGAAAACACTTTAAAGGGAGATCTTTGTAAAATGATGCTAAATATCTAGCATGATACTTAATGATCGTGGATTCTTAACCTTATGAAAAAAGCTTGCAAATTGCACAGGATCatgaaagttaaaacaaaatggaTCTCAGAAGAAACTGCTGAGGTGCAGAGCTGTTCTAACACTCAGGTGTTTAAAATCTAcacaatatttaataaataaatatttactgcatTTCCAGTGGtccaaatatgtattttctgGCATTACCTCCAAAGATGAGTATAACCCTTAAACATCTGAGAGCTCGTATATACTATGTACACACATTTTAAGTCAAAGTTTCTCAGAGAAtcagtttctcttcctcttaAATCCACATGTAAAACCCATTCTCATTTTAGAAGGTGAAAAAATGGATGTGAAACAGATGAATTCATATCTAACTGGatctcctccccccgcccccagttcCCTTATAAcgtttcaataaataataattcacATTGCAATCTAAACTTCTGGAAATTAAAAGTGATCTCAATAAGAAATTTCATAAGAGCCTTCTGAGTCTTTCCAGAGAGCCTGAGATGCTGTACTCAGGGGCCTTAACTACCAAATCCGCCCGAGCGCACACAAAGGCACTCATAGAAAGGTTGCTAAGATGTGCATGCTCTGGCCATACAGGATTCAAACTCGTTAATATATTCTTCAATTCCATAAAACAGAGCACGTGTtgggatttcattcattttcttttctatgagAGAGACTAGCgtgttcccctcccccactgtcaTTTAAAACCAGGCAACACTGGAAACCACTTCCTGCCACCAAGCCACCAGTACTGTACAAGGAATCCCTTTAACTCACTTTTGTGTCGATCTTCTTGAAGGCGGGATCGTCCTCATCTACCTCGAAGTATATTTCTGTCGTGGTGATGGAGAGAGTCCCTTTGGCCACCACCACGGGAGCGATGAGCTGGGCAGGGgtgctgagaaccactgggccTGCAAGACAAGGGCAGGGGAGTCAGGCTGAGCCCCTGTGACCCTCTCTCGCACCCTCCCAGGAGGGTACCAcgggtttttattttaaaagatgcgCTAGAAAAAGTGGTGCCTATATTAAGCGGTAAGCTCTTTTCATGTGAGAAGGCCTGCTTAGCTTTCATGTACCTTTTAAAGACACTAGAGATAAATAAttctataaaaacccaagaggtCACGATAGGCAATAAGCGACCCTTAAGCGAGTTTGCAACCTCTGCTTAGAAATCCTACGTGGTTGCTGGGGCGCTGCCATCAACCAAGTTAAAAGTGCAGAACGGACTCTGCTGAGCATCACGGGCTTTCCGAGGGACCCTAGGCAGGCAGCACGGCCCCAAAGACCAGCCATCGCGTACAGCATTTCCACTAGGCAGGGGCGCTCCCCAAGGAGAGGCGAGAGGATGCGAAGGGGGAAAGCATGTAAATATATGAATTACACTGTACTACGGGGCTGCATCCTGCAGGAAGATTAATGTCGTCGTCCCGAGGCGCGCCACATGCACACACGCGTGTACACACGGACTTTAAAGTTCTTACGTGTAGAGAAGAACAAAAACCTTAGTCATTTTCTCACAGTCAAAAGTGATGAAAAAAGGCTTGAACAAAAGGATTCTCAGAAAAGCGTCCAAAAAGTGCTATTTCTCAACGTTTGAACTAGAGGAACTAAGCttcattaaaagattttttagaaAGTGTGCCTACTAGGGTATCACTTCGAATTCCCTCAATCGGAATTAAGGTTGAAAATCACGAGTTTCACGTATTAGAATATTAATTCAAAGGGTATTACTTAAATGCTCCCTTAAGATCCCCCAAAGGACAGGCATTCTTCGCGATCCTGGGCTTGGAAGACGACGTGGAAATCGGTAATAACGTATTCATTCTTTCGGGAGGCAAGTGTGCATCATAACCCCTTCCACTTCTCGCCTCAGATGCACACAGTCAAATGAGTCGCACTAACAGTATGAGAAAGGCGGTAAGAGGCCGGATCCCCGCGGCCGCGCGGAGTGAGCGTCGCCCCGGCCCGGCGGGCGCCGAAGAGCGCGGTGAAGTTCGCGTTCTCTGCAGGACGCGCACACCCACCGGATCTGCGGCCGTCCTGCACAAAGCCAGGCCATGTCTGCGgctggaggagcagagaggacTCGGCCGGCCTCTGTCGCCCTTAACGGGGGGTGGCTCTGGAGCAAACCGTGTCCGCCttcaccccccaaccccccgcGTGACCGCCCTGATGGGACTTAACGCAAAGCCCTCTCTTTCACTTTACTGCTTTCCATCCCCGATGAGCCCCGGGGCTCGCGGACTCCCGGGCCTTGGTCTCGGGCGGGCTGTTTCCGCCGCGCAAGCGAGCGGAGTCGGGGTCCAGCTCGGCTCCACTAGGTTTTTCTTTCCAAAGGGCGAGGCGGTCGATCTGAAGCACCACTTTAAAGGCTCATCAATCTTAATCTAGGTTGCTCAAGTAATTATGCCCGAATCTCTTGTCCGATTACAAGTGGATTTGGGTTTCTATTCCCCAGGCCCTCCTTTGTGTTTATTGGAGGGTCTGTGCGCTCGGCGGCGCCTCCTGCCTCCCGCGCCCTCCTCCGAATCCCCCGTGCTCGGGCCGGTTCGAACCGCTCCCTTAACCCTTGAGCAACCAGGACGCTCCTTTGGATGCCACTTTTCCTATTTGCTCTCTGGAGAAATCCGTGCGGTTTA
Above is a genomic segment from Cynocephalus volans isolate mCynVol1 chromosome 7, mCynVol1.pri, whole genome shotgun sequence containing:
- the MAB21L1 gene encoding putative nucleotidyltransferase MAB21L1 yields the protein MIAAQAKLVYHLNKYYNEKCQARKAAIAKTIREVCKVVSDVLKEVEVQEPRFISSLNEMDNRYEGLEVISPTEFEVVLYLNQMGVFNFVDDGSLPGCAVLKLSDGRKRSMSLWVEFITASGYLSARKIRSRFQTLVAQAVDKCSYRDVVKMVADTSEVKLRIRDRYVVQITPAFKCTGIWPRSAAHWPLPHIPWPGPNRVAEVKAEGFNLLSKECHSLAGKQSSAESDAWVLQFAEAENRLQMGGCRKKCLSILKTLRDRHLELPGQPLNNYHMKTLVSYECEKHPRESDWDESCLGDRLNGILLQLISCLQCRRCPHYFLPNLDLFQGKPHSALENAAKQTWRLAREILTNPKSLEKL